Proteins from a genomic interval of Zingiber officinale cultivar Zhangliang chromosome 2A, Zo_v1.1, whole genome shotgun sequence:
- the LOC122043608 gene encoding extensin-like: MAFRSPPPPPARQPPTSPPPTPRQSPPPPTPIVNPPPPPPRGNPPPPPAPTPKLPPPPPNVKPPQPPAPTPMLPPPPPSVKPPPPPQRSPPPPPSVKPPPPPTPKLPPPPQRIPPPPPSVKPPPPPTPKLPPPPAPVAPLVPPPPPPGPNHTVVIVVVATLGGLVLLGFLAAAVFCFLQKRKKKQKAAAREGLAADVEGHVHGQQLHERFKKGAASSFGKAARSSSRATG; this comes from the coding sequence ATGGCCTTCCGATCTCCTCCTCCGCCCCCCGCAAGGCAACCACCCACGTCACCTCCTCCCACACCACGTCAAAGTCCCCCGCCTCCCACTCCCATCGTGAACCCACCACCGCCGCCGCCTCGAGGGAACCCTCCGCCGCCTCCGGCTCCCACTCCCAAACTGCCACCGCCGCCTCCGAATGTAAAGCCACCGCAACCTCCGGCTCCCACTCCCATGCTGCCACCGCCGCCTCCTAGTGTAAAGCCACCACCGCCGCCACAACGAAGCCCCCCGCCGCCTCCTAGTGTTAAGCCACCGCCACCTCCCACTCCCAAACTGCCACCGCCGCCACAACGAATCCCCCCGCCGCCTCCTAGTGTTAAGCCACCGCCACCTCCCACTCCCAAACTGCCACCGCCGCCGGCTCCAGTTGCACCGCTAGTTCCGCCGCCGCCACCGCCGGGCCCAAACCACACCGTGGTCATCGTGGTGGTAGCCACCCTCGGCGGCCTTGTCCTCCTCGGTTTCCTTGCGGCGGCCGTGTTCTGTTTCCTacagaagagaaagaagaagcagaaggcgGCAGCGAGAGAAGGGCTGGCGGCGGACGTGGAGGGTCATGTGCACGGGCAGCAGTTACACGAAAGGTTCAAGAAGGGGGCGGCGTCCTCCTTCGGTAAAGCTGCACGCAGTTCCAGCCGGGCGACCGGTTAG